One Streptomyces sp. NBC_00554 DNA segment encodes these proteins:
- a CDS encoding glycerol-3-phosphate dehydrogenase/oxidase: protein MTTQSTLQSVPALGTRPAPGSNPSRAETREQLSKASYDLLVIGGGILGISTAWHAAQSGLRVALVDAGDFAGATSSASSKLLHGGLRYLQTGAVKLVAENHFERRAVSRQVAPHLANPLTFYLPVYKGGPHGAAKLGAGVFAYSALSGFGDGVGHLLSPSKAAQDVPELRTDNLKAVAVYGDDQMNDSRMALMTVRAAVESGAVVLNHAEVTGLRFTKGRVTGAELKDRLSGDEFGVSARLVLNATGPWVDHLRKLEDPNAAPSIRLSKGAHLVLKRTAPWKAALATPIDKYRITFALPWEDMLLLGTTDEEYEGDPADVAVNEKDISQILDEAAFSIRDQQLSRDLITYSFAGLRVLPGGPGDTSKAKRETVVTEGRGGMLSVAGGKWTTFRHIGRTVMKKLESLPGHPLGEDFEPISELPKKMPLPGVANPRAVAHRLLVDGPAPGPRMGADTAKHLATHYGSLAFDIARLANDNPELAERVHPDAPEIWAQVVYARDNEWAETADDVLRRRTTLTIRGLATDEVRGKVQDLLDK from the coding sequence ATGACTACCCAGTCCACCCTGCAGTCCGTACCTGCCCTCGGTACGCGCCCGGCCCCCGGCTCGAACCCGAGTCGCGCCGAGACCCGGGAGCAGCTTTCCAAGGCGTCGTACGACCTTCTCGTCATCGGCGGCGGCATCCTGGGCATCTCCACCGCCTGGCATGCCGCGCAGTCCGGGCTGCGGGTGGCCCTGGTAGACGCCGGCGACTTCGCCGGTGCCACCTCTTCCGCCTCCTCCAAGCTTCTCCACGGCGGTCTGCGCTACCTGCAGACCGGCGCGGTGAAGCTGGTGGCGGAGAACCACTTCGAGCGCCGTGCGGTCTCCCGTCAGGTGGCCCCCCACCTGGCGAACCCGCTCACCTTCTACCTCCCCGTGTACAAGGGCGGCCCGCACGGCGCCGCGAAGCTCGGTGCCGGTGTGTTCGCGTACTCGGCGCTGTCCGGATTCGGGGACGGCGTCGGGCACCTGCTGAGCCCCTCGAAGGCCGCGCAGGACGTGCCCGAGCTGCGCACCGACAACCTCAAGGCCGTGGCCGTGTACGGCGACGACCAGATGAACGACTCCCGGATGGCCCTGATGACGGTCCGCGCGGCCGTCGAGTCCGGTGCCGTCGTCCTCAACCACGCCGAGGTCACCGGGCTGCGCTTCACCAAGGGCCGGGTGACCGGCGCGGAGCTCAAGGACCGCCTCTCCGGTGACGAGTTCGGTGTCTCCGCGCGCCTGGTGCTCAACGCGACCGGCCCGTGGGTCGACCACCTGCGCAAGCTGGAGGACCCGAACGCGGCGCCGTCCATCCGCCTGTCCAAGGGCGCGCACCTGGTCCTGAAGCGCACCGCCCCCTGGAAGGCCGCGCTCGCCACCCCCATCGACAAGTACCGCATCACCTTCGCCCTCCCCTGGGAGGACATGCTGCTGCTCGGCACGACCGACGAGGAGTACGAGGGCGACCCGGCGGACGTCGCGGTCAACGAGAAGGACATATCCCAGATCCTGGACGAGGCCGCGTTCTCCATCCGCGACCAGCAGCTCTCCCGTGACCTGATCACGTACTCCTTCGCCGGTCTGCGCGTGCTGCCCGGCGGACCCGGCGACACCTCGAAGGCCAAGCGCGAGACGGTCGTCACGGAGGGCCGTGGCGGGATGCTGTCCGTCGCAGGCGGCAAGTGGACCACCTTCCGGCACATCGGCCGCACCGTCATGAAGAAGCTGGAGTCGCTGCCCGGGCACCCGCTGGGCGAGGACTTCGAGCCGATCTCCGAGCTGCCGAAGAAGATGCCGCTGCCGGGTGTCGCCAATCCGCGCGCTGTCGCGCACCGTCTGCTCGTCGACGGCCCGGCGCCCGGGCCGCGCATGGGGGCCGACACCGCCAAGCACCTCGCCACCCACTACGGTTCGCTGGCCTTCGACATCGCGCGGCTCGCGAACGACAACCCGGAGCTCGCCGAGCGGGTTCACCCCGACGCCCCGGAGATCTGGGCGCAGGTCGTGTACGCCCGGGACAACGAGTGGGCCGAGACGGCGGACGATGTGCTGCGGCGGCGTACGACGCTGACGATTCGGGGGCTTGCGACGGACGAGGTGCGGGGGAAGGTTCAGGACCTGCTCGACAAGTAG
- a CDS encoding ABC transporter permease — translation MTTTQSAPAKTATPSPLAAGPRIQSAVIKYGFIFVTVTLFAYFAISEPSFRDSATLLDTLRYVSVAAILGLGVTLTMAVGGMDMSVGAVAGLGVTVAAKTMVSYNQVGVVAILAVIAAGALAGLLNALLIVVLKIPDMLATLGTMFVIQGTKLILVDGQSITPGMTQSDGTTAPGRFTEGFLRIDRGTLLGIPVSVLIFGGLTVIAWVFLARTRWGRVLYAIGANPEAARLAGIRVGAYRALAYVLSGVLASIGGLILAARIGQGDVSAGTSQLLEAVAVALVGTSVLGRGRPNVWGTALGAVLIGIITTGLTIKGLPYYTQDVVEGAVLILALVFSFTLSKRRTA, via the coding sequence ATGACCACCACTCAGAGCGCCCCCGCGAAGACGGCGACCCCGTCCCCGCTCGCCGCCGGCCCGCGCATCCAGAGCGCCGTCATCAAATACGGCTTCATCTTCGTCACCGTCACGCTCTTCGCGTACTTCGCGATCAGCGAGCCGTCGTTCCGCGACTCGGCGACGCTGCTCGACACCCTCCGGTACGTCTCCGTCGCCGCGATCCTCGGCCTCGGCGTCACGCTCACCATGGCCGTGGGCGGAATGGACATGTCGGTCGGCGCGGTGGCCGGGCTCGGTGTGACGGTCGCCGCCAAGACGATGGTCTCCTACAACCAGGTCGGCGTGGTCGCAATCCTCGCGGTCATCGCCGCCGGTGCGCTGGCCGGTCTGCTGAACGCCCTGCTGATCGTCGTCCTCAAGATCCCCGACATGCTGGCCACGCTCGGCACCATGTTCGTCATCCAGGGCACCAAACTCATCCTGGTCGACGGGCAGTCCATCACCCCCGGCATGACGCAGTCCGACGGCACCACAGCACCCGGCAGATTCACCGAGGGCTTCCTGCGCATCGACCGGGGCACCCTCCTCGGCATCCCCGTCTCCGTGCTGATCTTCGGCGGACTGACGGTCATCGCCTGGGTGTTCCTCGCCCGCACCCGCTGGGGCCGCGTCCTGTACGCGATCGGCGCCAACCCCGAGGCCGCGCGCCTCGCCGGCATCCGTGTCGGCGCCTACCGGGCCCTGGCGTACGTCCTCTCCGGCGTCCTCGCCTCCATCGGCGGCCTGATCCTGGCCGCCCGCATCGGCCAGGGCGATGTCTCGGCCGGTACGTCCCAGCTCCTCGAGGCCGTCGCGGTGGCCCTGGTCGGCACCTCGGTCCTGGGCCGTGGACGCCCGAACGTCTGGGGCACGGCCCTGGGCGCCGTACTCATCGGGATCATCACCACCGGCCTGACCATCAAGGGACTGCCGTACTACACGCAGGACGTCGTCGAGGGCGCGGTCCTCATCCTCGCCCTGGTGTTCAGCTTCACCCTGTCCAAGCGCCGCACCGCATAA
- a CDS encoding sugar ABC transporter ATP-binding protein, giving the protein MSPTDTSFDGPIDGPFDTGAAVRLREVSMAFGGRTVLESVSLDIAPGSVVALLGANGAGKSTLIKILSGVHTDHGGEVSVNGEPVALHSPFAARQLGIQTVHQRIGEGIVPGLTVAENLVFEELAQSRGNPFLNGRRLLARAREIQSALDLGWSDAVLKRDVTELGISDRQLLILARALATRPRLLILDEPTSALSATEAERLFALVERMRDEGIAVLYVSHRLGEIDVLADRLVVLRDGRLTEDQTKPFDWDSALRAMLAQAQEATTARPRKAGPRGEVVLSLRGVPLLEGHTPQDLDIRAGEVTGVVGLLGAGKTELARGLFGADRFTGGAVGLDGKPYEPRRPADAIARGVHLVPEDRHADALVPGWSLAQNISLPFLKSLSTAGLVSRTREDALGRATIEQLGVVARDEHSTVEELSGGNQQKVVVGRWLAESPRVLILDEPFRGVDIGARRDIGRRARTLAAEGAAVLVLSADVDEILEVADRVVVLAAGEIRLDAYGEEAERDRVIQSISASV; this is encoded by the coding sequence TTTGACACCGGCGCCGCGGTTCGCCTCCGTGAGGTCAGCATGGCCTTCGGAGGCAGGACGGTCCTGGAGTCCGTCTCGCTGGACATCGCCCCGGGCAGCGTCGTCGCGCTGCTCGGCGCGAACGGTGCCGGCAAGTCCACGCTGATCAAGATCCTGTCCGGCGTGCACACCGACCACGGCGGGGAAGTGAGCGTGAACGGCGAGCCCGTCGCGCTCCACTCCCCGTTCGCCGCACGCCAGTTGGGCATCCAGACCGTGCACCAGCGGATCGGTGAGGGCATCGTCCCCGGCCTAACCGTTGCCGAGAACCTGGTCTTCGAGGAGCTGGCCCAGAGCCGCGGGAACCCCTTCCTGAACGGCCGCCGCCTGCTGGCCCGCGCCCGCGAGATCCAGTCCGCACTCGACCTCGGCTGGAGCGACGCCGTACTCAAGCGCGACGTCACCGAACTCGGCATCTCCGACCGGCAGTTGCTGATCCTGGCCCGCGCACTGGCCACCCGCCCCCGGCTGCTGATCCTCGACGAGCCGACCTCCGCGCTCTCCGCCACCGAGGCGGAGCGCCTCTTCGCGCTCGTCGAGCGGATGCGCGACGAGGGCATCGCGGTCCTGTACGTCTCCCACCGGCTCGGCGAGATCGACGTGCTCGCCGACCGCCTGGTCGTTCTGCGGGACGGCCGTCTCACCGAGGACCAGACCAAGCCCTTCGACTGGGACAGCGCCCTGCGCGCCATGCTCGCCCAGGCACAGGAGGCGACCACCGCACGGCCCCGGAAAGCGGGACCCCGGGGCGAGGTCGTGCTCTCACTGCGCGGAGTCCCGCTCCTCGAGGGCCACACTCCGCAGGACCTCGACATCCGGGCCGGCGAAGTCACCGGCGTCGTGGGCCTGTTGGGCGCGGGCAAGACGGAACTCGCCCGCGGGCTGTTCGGCGCCGACCGCTTCACCGGGGGAGCGGTCGGGCTGGACGGCAAACCGTACGAGCCGCGCCGCCCGGCCGACGCCATCGCCAGGGGCGTACACCTCGTACCTGAGGACCGGCACGCCGACGCCCTGGTGCCAGGCTGGTCGCTGGCGCAGAACATCTCGCTGCCGTTCCTCAAGTCCCTCTCCACGGCAGGGCTCGTGAGCCGCACCAGGGAGGACGCGCTCGGCCGCGCCACCATCGAGCAGCTCGGCGTCGTCGCCCGCGACGAACACAGCACCGTCGAGGAACTCTCCGGCGGCAACCAGCAGAAGGTCGTCGTCGGCCGCTGGCTCGCCGAGAGCCCTCGCGTCCTCATCCTGGACGAGCCGTTCCGAGGCGTGGACATCGGCGCCCGCCGCGACATCGGCCGCCGCGCCCGCACGCTGGCCGCCGAGGGCGCTGCCGTCCTCGTCCTGTCCGCCGACGTCGACGAGATCCTGGAGGTCGCCGACCGGGTCGTCGTCCTCGCGGCGGGCGAGATCCGCCTCGACGCGTACGGCGAAGAAGCGGAACGCGACCGCGTGATCCAGTCCATCTCGGCGTCCGTCTGA
- the mtnK gene encoding S-methyl-5-thioribose kinase, whose product MGYRILETEDVAGYLRERGHWGTDEPEVREVSDGNMNRVFLASSADGTRGLAVKQALPWVRVAGPSWPMSPERADAEARAYEQVAKVAPDKIPAIHGYDAENYALVMEDMSDLEVLRTVLNEGASYGPDTSARIGEFVAQLSFATSDFGMSSADRKALIATSVSPELCKITEDVVLSEPYIEHEHNHWLPELADLAAEFRADARLRTEVADLRHVFMTSGQALLHGDLHTGSVMVGVREGAPVVRVFDPEFSFVGPIGFDLGLYWANTLVSQVRADALGTATDHGDQLRLSWEAFESEFRRLWPTRVDTFFDDAYLDRFLARLWTESLGYAGTEIIRRIIGFAHLTDLTTLPDPVPASRRALLLGRELILKRAELTGPEDVRAVIETLG is encoded by the coding sequence ATGGGCTACCGCATCCTGGAGACCGAGGACGTCGCGGGTTACCTGCGCGAGCGCGGCCACTGGGGCACCGACGAGCCGGAGGTGCGCGAGGTCTCCGACGGAAACATGAACCGCGTCTTCCTCGCCAGCTCCGCCGACGGTACCCGGGGCCTCGCCGTCAAGCAGGCCCTGCCCTGGGTCCGCGTGGCTGGCCCCTCCTGGCCGATGAGCCCCGAGCGCGCCGACGCCGAGGCCCGCGCCTACGAGCAGGTCGCCAAGGTCGCCCCGGACAAGATCCCGGCGATCCACGGCTACGACGCCGAGAACTACGCCCTCGTCATGGAGGACATGTCCGACCTGGAGGTCCTGCGCACGGTCCTCAACGAGGGTGCGTCGTACGGCCCGGACACCTCCGCCCGGATCGGCGAGTTCGTCGCCCAGCTCTCCTTCGCCACCAGCGACTTCGGCATGTCCTCGGCCGACCGCAAGGCGCTGATCGCGACCTCGGTGAGCCCCGAGCTCTGCAAGATCACCGAGGATGTGGTGCTCTCCGAGCCCTACATCGAGCACGAACACAACCACTGGCTCCCGGAGTTGGCCGACCTGGCCGCCGAATTCCGCGCCGACGCCCGGCTGCGCACCGAGGTCGCGGACCTCCGCCATGTCTTCATGACGAGCGGTCAGGCGCTGCTCCACGGCGATCTGCACACCGGCAGCGTCATGGTCGGCGTGCGTGAAGGCGCCCCGGTGGTACGGGTATTCGACCCCGAGTTCTCCTTCGTCGGCCCGATCGGCTTCGACCTCGGTCTGTACTGGGCGAACACGCTGGTCTCCCAGGTCAGGGCCGACGCGCTCGGCACGGCCACCGACCACGGGGACCAACTCCGGCTGTCCTGGGAGGCGTTCGAGTCCGAGTTCCGCCGTCTGTGGCCGACCCGCGTCGACACCTTCTTCGACGACGCCTACCTGGACCGCTTCCTGGCCCGACTCTGGACGGAGTCGCTCGGCTACGCCGGCACGGAGATCATCCGCCGAATCATCGGCTTCGCCCACCTCACCGACCTGACAACCCTGCCCGACCCGGTCCCGGCCTCCCGCCGGGCCCTGCTTCTCGGACGTGAACTCATCCTCAAGCGAGCCGAGTTGACTGGCCCCGAGGACGTCCGGGCCGTGATCGAGACGCTCGGCTGA